A window of Chryseobacterium sp. IHB B 17019 genomic DNA:
TCGTCTTAGAAGGAAGATGATAATCAATGATAATGAAACGAAGATCGCTGTAAAAAAATAGAATGAATACTGTATTCCGGGCATTGGCGTTACGGCGTCAACAGTTCTCATGATTCCGTAAATAATCCACGGTTGCCGTCCGACTTCAGTTACTGTCCAGCCTGCTTCCAAAGCGATATACCCGAAAGGTGATGCCATTAAAAATGTTTTTAATAACCAATTTTTATTCAACCATTCTTTCTTAAAAAATAAAGCATATAAATAAATAATTCCGATAATAATCATTACTACCCCAAAGAATATCATAATCTGAAAAGCATAATGAACAACCGCAACTGGAGGCCATTCATCTCTTGGAAAATCGTTCAGGCCTTTTACTTCATGATTAAAATCACTACTCACCAAAAAGCTTAAAACTTTCGGGATTTTCAGGGCATATTTTATTTCACCTTTTTCTTCATCAGGAATACCACCGATCACGAAAGCTGCGCCTTTTTCAGTTTCAAAATGAGCTTCCATGGCGGCTAATTTAATAGGTTGTCTCTCTGCAACGGATTTTGCAGCAATATCACCACTCAAAGGTGCTCCAAATGCTCCAATTAAAGCAAAACCGGCAGCAATTCTGAACGCTTTTGTATGGAATTCCACATTCTTTTTTCTCATTATTAAATAAGCATGAACTCCCGCAACAGCAAATCCAGTCGCACAA
This region includes:
- a CDS encoding cytochrome ubiquinol oxidase subunit I, encoding MDDFMAARAQMAMSLGFHIIFSCVGMVMPFLMAFAHWKYLKTNNEIYKGLTKAWSKGVAILFATGAVSGTMLSFELGLLWPTFMKHAGPIFGMPFSLEGTAFFIEAIAIGFFLYGWDRFNKWFHWFCGFLVGVSGLASGILVVAANAWMNSPAGFDYVDGQYLNIDPIKAMFNEAWFPQALHMSVAAFCATGFAVAGVHAYLIMRKKNVEFHTKAFRIAAGFALIGAFGAPLSGDIAAKSVAERQPIKLAAMEAHFETEKGAAFVIGGIPDEEKGEIKYALKIPKVLSFLVSSDFNHEVKGLNDFPRDEWPPVAVVHYAFQIMIFFGVVMIIIGIIYLYALFFKKEWLNKNWLLKTFLMASPFGYIALEAGWTVTEVGRQPWIIYGIMRTVDAVTPMPGIQYSFYFFTAIFVSLSLIIIFLLRRQIQMVPKLYDPTDPQFNDKNKKS